A single genomic interval of Leishmania panamensis strain MHOM/PA/94/PSC-1 chromosome 25 sequence harbors:
- a CDS encoding hypothetical protein (TriTrypDB/GeneDB-style sysID: LpmP.25.1880) has translation MISQVLLSAVERDLAVARQLVYFHADLYADEEEADENGDPVARFRHPPASLNGLHGGPTTVTNAGCSRAVLSNPVPRPRQGTCAVLMELSRPLTWLSQRGRHRGRGAGAGAAARTGTATTTTSSATSSHVNHVSARGGPGMGEVGGRSGPTVNNSSSTSASVAATGSNNPHMRSGNLVSGTSALSAVHENSYAPTSNAGVAASSLSGAAEVPLLVATVALEVVFPARYPSEPCQWQLFEEASFSDVGDHSTSSWAVTADHHRGSTTGGSSGATSKSHHLHGSMASPVGCRSSSTAWNAGGVAEDGACGASGRADTSTPSSNHGKVGGTDTEASTLTALVVSDVGRRMLRWITEARAGMGNSFAPFSPSLATMMAGNATANAWGGQGHQYSSSTSKGYPFLLDFAVLLRIWCAMELDVHHLILPSRTAMAYGGGGARVPRTMASMHLSGGAGATATAPGASTPAALLLPSAAAGSLSGLTAAAASNPMVCTNVAATGASTAVGGGAVYGGATSSTASVPAPAQGAASTGGGGAAATGGGVSSGIVAGGAVAGVAALYPFRHRPAKCFMAVLLPLGDVAIFGTPMPARRASNRVSSTTADSSSNGPGATTPKPLSRRLPSCLRHIYERQQNASWHEKRHAGTVVSCTSQFELGKVLPSYVLPAHVLGTAYKCEWDNVRLFSGKTVDATLHANAKLAKALRLPDVCDLLQVLRRLAKNVGTPSTGMLYVSEVLWPALMETVRVLRDERLPLWAGMSVCSLLLPSVLQQVDSGRQVEPGGSGGSGRGHIPVSILRAYTTESTVGGKPPVQLHRRHLAELIEVVSFTEQTLAVAREHTLLCEVRLVRFSLQRALLLLQRDGACGHYRTGAPADWMATRAQTCLGHGDSSNSPSDCAAAALIPLAPLVGSSAEMCRRVHAPISICAVCGLSLLCSTVTHPDTSGSGSAAPLTEMRCRSRTAASATSDSDTLHRAKDGEKGGSEAVRAALRTWRAEGCLIVQCARCGHGGHVEHISSWWNDPTVRCCPKGCDCRCVY, from the coding sequence ATGATCTCGCAGGTCCTCCTGTCCGCTGTCGAGCGCGACTTGGCCGTCGCGCGTCAGTTGGTGTACTTTCACGCCGACCTGTACGCcgatgaggaagaggcagacgAGAATGGGGACCCTGTGGCGCGGTTCCGTCACCCCCCAGCGTCGTTGAACGGGTTGCATGGCGGTCCAACGACAGTTACCAATGCTGGGTGTTCTCGTGCGGTGCTCTCAAACCCCGTGCCGCGACCGCGTCAAGGGACCTGCGCGGTACTGATGGAGCTTTCTCGGCCGCTAACGTGGCTCTCGCAGCGCGGTCGTCATCGCGGCcgaggcgccggcgccggcgcagcggctCGCACTggtaccgccaccaccaccacgtcgtcTGCTACGAGCAGTCACGTGAACCATGTGAGTGCAAGAGGGGGTCCCGGCATGGGTGAGGTTGGTGGCCGGAGCGGCCCCACCGtaaacaacagcagcagcaccagtgccTCTGTTGCTGCAACAGGGAGCAACAACCCCCACATGAGAAGCGGCAACCTTGTGAGTGGCACGAGTGCCTTGTCTGCCGTGCACGAGAACAGCTACGCTCCCACCAGCAAcgctggtgttgctgcttcCTCGCTAtctggcgctgcagaggtGCCGCTCCTCGTCGCCACCGTGGCCCTTGAAGTTGTCTTCCCGGCGCGCTATCCAAGCGAGCCATGTCAGTGGCAGCTGTTCGAGGAAGCCTCCTTCAGCGATGTGGGCGACCATTCGACATCCTCCTGGGCCGTCACGGCGGATCATCACCGCGGCAGTACAACCGGTGGAAGCAGTGGTGCCACGTCCAAGTCTCATCACCTACACGGAAGCATGGCAAGTCCGGTAGGGTGCCGCAGTAGCTCCACCGCATGGAacgccggcggcgtggcggaaGACGGGGCATGCGGAGCGTCTGGTCGGGCCGACACGTCTACCCCCTCCAGCAACCACGGCAAGGTGGGAGGCACCGACACGGAGGCGTCAACGCTCACCGCCCTCGTCGTGTCGGATGTGGGCCGCCGTATGCTACGATGGATTACCGAGGCGCGCGCCGGCATGGGCAATTCTTTCGCTCCATTTTCCCCTTCGCTGGCGACGATGATGGCCGGCAACGCGACTGCAAATGCGTGGGGTGGTCAGGGACACcagtacagcagcagcaccagcaaaGGGTATCCTTTCCTGCTTGACTTTGCGGTCCTGCTGCGCATTTGGTGTGCCATGGAACTCGATGTGCACCACCTAATCCTCCCCTCTCGGACTGCGATGGCCtatggcggtggcggcgcccgCGTACCGCGAACCATGGCAAGCATGCACCTaagtggcggcgctggcgcgacagcgacagcccCTGGTGCCTCAACCCCTgcggcgcttctcctcccctccgcgGCTGCTGGTTCTCTGTCTGGGTtaaccgcagcagcagcgtcgaaCCCGATGGTGTGCACCAATGTTGCAGCGACTGGCGCGTCTACCGCTgttggaggtggcgctgtgtATGGTGGAGCAACATCCTCAACTGCTTCAGTCCCCGCGCCGGCGCAGGGGGCGGCCAGCacaggtggaggtggtgccgccgcaactggcggtggtgtgagCAGTGGTATCGtggcaggcggcgctgttgccggGGTCGCAGCCCTCTACCCCTTTCGCCATCGCCCTGCCAAATGCTTCATGGCGGTACTCCTGCCATTGGGTGACGTGGCTATATTTGGCACGCCGATGCCGGCGCGTCGCGCGAGTAATCGGGTGAgttccaccaccgccgacagcagcagcaatgggCCTGGAGCAACGACACCGAAACCTCTGTCCCGTCGATTGCCGTCGTGCTTGCGACACATctacgagcggcagcagaacgCCAGCTGGCATGAAAAGAGGCACGCTGGTACGGTGGTGAGCTGCACGTCTCAGTTCGAGCTGGGCAAGGTGCTGCCGAGCTACGTGCTTCCTGCCCATGTGCTCGGTACCGCGTACAAATGCGAATGGGACAATGTGCGCTTGTTCAGCGGCAAAACCGTCGACGCGACGCTGCACGCGAACGCAAAACTGGCGAAGGCGTTGCGGCTTCCAGATGTCTGCGATCTCCTGCAGGTTCTCCGACGACTCGCCAAGAATGTCGGCACACCGTCCACAGGAATGCTGTACGTGAGCGAGGTGCTCTGGCCTGCGCTGATGGAAACAGTGCGCGTACTGCGGGATGAGCGACTTCCGCTCTGGGCCGGGATGTCGGTGTGCTCGCTGCTACTCCCAAGTGTGTTGCAGCAGGTGGACAGTGGGCGACAAGTGGAGCCCGGCGGTAGCGGGGGAAGCGGCAGAGGTCACATCCCCGTCAGCATCCTGCGCGCATATACCACCGAGTCGACTGTGGGAGGCAAACCACCAGTGCAGTTGCATCGCCGGCACTTAGCGGAGCTGATCGAGGTGGTTAGCTTCACAGAACAAACGCTGGCTGTCGCGCGTGAGCACACGTTGCTGTGTGAAGTTCGACTCGTGCGGTTTTCTCTTCAACGCGCTCTGCTACTCTTGCAGAGAGATGGAGCCTGCGGACACTACCGCACTGGTGCCCCAGCTGACTGGATGGCAACAAGAGCACAGACCTGCCTTGGTCATGGTGACTCCTCGAACTCTCCTTCCGActgtgcggcagctgctctcATCCCGTTAGCACCGCTCGTGGGGTCATCGGCAGAGATGTGCCGTCGCGTCCATGCCCCGATCAGCATCTGCGCAGTATGCgggctgtcgctgctctgcagcaccgtcactCACCCAGACACTAGTggaagcggcagtgctgcgccgctaACGGAGATGCGATGCCGCTcgcgcactgctgcctcgGCGACGAGTGACTCAGACACGCTGCACCGGGCGAAGGACGGAGAGAAAGGTGGCTCGGAAGCGGTgcgtgcagcgctgcggacGTGGCGGGCAGAAGGCTGCCTCATCGTGCAATGCGCTCGCTGCGGGCATGGCGGGCACGTGGAGCACATCAGCAGCTGGTGGAACGACCCCACAGTGCGGTGTTGCCCTAAGGGGTGCGACTGCAGATGTGTTTATTAG
- a CDS encoding hypothetical protein (TriTrypDB/GeneDB-style sysID: LpmP.25.1840), with the protein MTAGTDEATVDYIRNHLDEDLEAVAQQPGPPLIRPSLAPFLTSAGLFSLAGVAPQQHSLAPSIRNRGSSVDPAHPDGSPLSSAAHTVTFILQVMSIKDVSLSCEQRSRALLHSLSSTCSSSGAMSNGAAIDMDTDTLTSLAADATPQMMEEQQDEQARQHTPLLPSGGQWRCLRLELSDGFQRVLAVEDASARTRQRYGGVLAKEGISLGAKLHVCLTASLADTTATTVPCVQHGVLRLHAGNTEVMGGRVKALEVYWEAQARLQLAASTGRPSKQQQQQYQLPSLPDGPTTLASVPPAQQQPVAAFPLTSPAPPSQQQPQSPAALPLQPLRCWPAHAAQHPPHVPFCTVAFITEVVSDMVINEPSPGTTHNNHHVGADPNPARDAFTYSLLVQLSSPSAVECETPRHLNDTPSRRGEELGQVSEDDHLIVDLGHAWLHQLVGMPADAFRMLSLSNAAADVEKLTRTVEAVGQALEQFGKGCFTLVRRARDSIVEVVHAVPAP; encoded by the coding sequence ATGACTGCTGGGACGGATGAGGCGACAGTGGACTACATACGGAACCACCTAGATGAGGATCtggaggcagtggcgcagcagcccgGCCCGCCGCTCATCCGCCCCTCCCTGGCGCCGTTTCTCACATCCGCCGGGCTGTTCAGCCTGGCTGGTGttgcgccgcagcagcactcccTGGCGCCATCCATACGGAACCGAGGCAGCAGCGTAGATCCTGCGCACCCTGACGGCAGCCCCTTATCGTCAGCGGCGCATACGGTGACTTTCATTCTCCAGGTCATGTCAATCAAGGATGTGAGCCTCTCGTGCGAACAGCGCAGTCGTGCCCTCCTgcactccctctcctccacctgcagcagctccggtgCGATGTCCAACGGTGCTGCAATTGATATGGACACGGACACCCTGACCTCcctcgccgccgacgccaccCCGCagatgatggaggagcagcaagaTGAGCAGGCGCGGCAGCATACACCGTTGCTGCCAAGCGGTGGCCAGTGGCGGTGCCTGCGGCTGGAGCTGTCCGATGGGTTTCAGCGTGTGCTCGCCGTTGAAGACGCctctgcgcgcacgcggcAGCGCTATGGTGGTGTGTTAGCCAAAGAAGGCATCTCGCTTGGTGCCAAACTGCACGTGTGTTTGACTGCATCGCTGGCGGACACCACGGCCACCACCGTGCCGTGTGTGCAGCACGGCGTTCTCCGGCTTCACGCCGGGAACACCGAAGTAATGGGTGGCCGAGTGAAGGCACTGGAAGTGTATTGGGAAGCGCAGGCTCGGCTGCAGCTAGCAGCGAGCACTGGACGACCctcaaagcagcagcagcagcagtaccagcTGCCAAGTCTCCCTGACGGACCCACGACGTTAGCCTCCGTCCCACCTGCGCAGCAACAACCGGTCGCAGCTTTCCCACTCACCTCACCAGCACCCccatcacagcagcagccgcagtcaCCCGCAGCTCTCCCCTTGCAGCCCCTTCGATGCTGGCCCGCTCACGCCGCCCAGCACCCACCTCACGTGCCCTTCTGCACAGTGGCCTTCATCACGGAGGTGGTGTCCGATATGGTCATCAATGAGCCATCCCCTGGGACCACCCACAACAACCACCACGTCGGCGCAGATCCGAACCCGGCAAGGGACGCCTTCACGTACTCGCTTCTCGTGCAACTGTCCTCGCCCAGCGCTGTGGAGTGCGAGACACCACGACACCTAAACGACACCCCCTCACGGCGAGGTGAGGAGCTGGGGCAGGTAAGCGAAGACGATCACCTCATCGTCGACCTTGGCCATGCCTGGCTGCATCAGCTGGTCGGCATGCCCGCAGATGCGTTCCGCATGCTGTCCCTCTCGAACGCCGCGGCAGATGTTGAGAAGCTTACGCGCACCGTGGAAGCCGTCGGACAGGCGCTGGAGCAGTTTGGCAAAGGGTGCTTCACGCTAGTGCGGCGAGCAAGGGACAGCATTGTAGAAGTGGTGCACGCCGTCCCAGCGCCCTGA
- a CDS encoding mitochondrial RNA binding complex 1 subunit, putative (TriTrypDB/GeneDB-style sysID: LpmP.25.1820) translates to MRPFSLLSCSGLRCSGWSTAAVAVAAVAPASATISYSTCPMRWQSSRPYSRFSGGGRGGGNSSWSHAGSRGAGSPQMPPGSHPNTTMNNTGDGELSLETRAALRDDSIVMTEVVKHIPPKGTISVKSLFSAIDENIQEALSERHGGLRRFLEQRKQFFVLHINPADGVLYVIANPIVIQQYATRDAQRKTMRRMMGLDDVDGRQQQRRPGGSRRNTRGRGGRGGGGGGDRRPQGTPSSSGPSRPPPPPPQYRNESGSGHYGGDGRRGPSAQRDDRRGYDGNNGSRGASDGAPRRGGPMGSRHQSFGTR, encoded by the coding sequence ATGCGGCCTTTTTCGCTCTTGTCTTGTAGCGggctccgctgcagcggctggtccaccgctgcggtcgcggtcgctgctgtcgcgccCGCATCAGCAACAATCAGCTACTCGACTTGCCCGATGCGCTGGCAGTCGTCACGGCCCTACAGCCGCTTCTCTGGGGGTGGCAGGGGAGGTGGCAATAGCTCTTGGTCGCATGCGGGTTCTCGCGGTGCCGGCAGTCCACAAATGCCTCCTGGCTCCCACCCAAACACAACGATGAACAACACGGGTGACGGAGAGCTGAGTCTAGAAACCCGCGCCGCCCTCCGCGATGACTCGATTGTGATGACAGAGGTGGTAAAGCACATACCACCCAAGGGGACTATTTCCGTCaagtctctcttttctgccaTTGACGAGAACATACAAGAGGCACTCAGCGAGCGGCACGGTGGACTGCGGCGCTTTCTCGAACAGCGAAAGCAGTTCTTCGTGCTACACATCAACCCCGCGGACGGCGTTCTCTACGTAATCGCCAACCCCATCGTCATTCAGCAGTACGCCACgcgcgatgcgcagcgcaaAACGATGCGGCGGATGATGGGGCTCGACGACGTGGATggccgtcagcagcagcgtcgtccgGGCGGTAGCCGCAGGAACACCCGCGGGCGTGGCGGCcgtggaggtgggggtgggggtgatcGCCGGCCTCAGGGCACCCCGTCGTCCTCGGGACCCTCAcggcctccgccgccgccgccgcagtacCGTAACgaaagcggcagcggccactATGGAGGCGATGGGCGCCGCGGCCCCTCAGCGCAGCGCGATGATCGCCGCGGATACGATGGCAATAACGGAAGTCGCGGGGCCAGCGATGGGGCACCCCGTCGAGGCGGTCCGATGGGCAGTCGCCATCAGTCCTTTGGTACTCGTTAG
- a CDS encoding hypothetical protein (TriTrypDB/GeneDB-style sysID: LpmP.25.1870), giving the protein MKLGYVVVFCACAALLSLGSLFYYSVYDYQKHMSMVQRTYSTYDPLTDCAAPFGQLLGVADDVPAYSNCNTKFTSTYINYVNLMDPMDNGRRGDPSEMRVIMTAYRYSAFDYYMRWLVWNRGIMPRLVENTNQLWKRVDYFNPAKPEQDWSAEYITNYEEVTSLEERKFNAPRRADAVIYRMDEKTLPAGHIAVVVKVEDDIEAAGGLEKLKDLKKMRLHPRRVYVAEQNCQNQPWGEHNYSRVLQFKWRAVSEMAHEGYYVDPDGLDIIGCMRVGKAMPLRAVPDPYQETLDMENDGDL; this is encoded by the coding sequence ATGAAGCTTGGGTACGTGGTGGTcttctgcgcgtgcgcagcgctgctgtcccTCGGTTCCCTCTTCTACTACTCCGTGTACGACTACCAGAAACACATGAGTATGGTGCAGCGCACGTACTCGACGTACGATCCTCTGACCGATTGCGCGGCGCCGTTTGGCCAGCTTCTCGGTGTCGCAGACGATGTTCCGGCGTACAGCAACTGCAATACCAAGTTTACCTCAACCTACATCAACTATGTCAATCTCATGGACCCAATGGACaacggccgccgcggcgaccCGTCCGAGATGCGCGTTATTATGACCGCCTACCGCTACTCCGCATTTGACTACTACATGAGGTGGCTCGTGTGGAACCGCGGCATCATGCCGCGCCTCGTCGAGAATACAAATCAGCTGTGGAAGAGGGTGGACTACTTCAACCCCGCGAAGCCGGAGCAGGACTGGTCTGCGGAGTACATCACCAACTACGAGGAGGTGACAAGCTTGGAGGAGCGCAAGTTCAACGCGCCGCGGAGGGCGGATGCGGTCATCTACCGGATGGACGAAAAGACCCTCCCGGCAGGGCACATTGCAGTGGTGGTAAAGGTGGAGGATGACATCGAAGCGGCCGGCGGCCTAGAGAAGCTGAAAGATCTGAAGAAGATGCGCCTGCATCCTCGCCGTGTCTACGTAGCAGAGCAAAACTGCCAGAATCAGCCGTGGGGTGAGCACAACTATAGCCGCGTGCTGCAGTTCAAATGGCGCGCTGTGTCGGAGATGGCGCACGAGGGCTATTATGTGGACCCCGACGGCCTTGATATCATCGGTTGCATGCGCGTGGGAAAAGCGATGCCCCTACGAGCGGTGCCTGACCCGTACCAGGAGACGCTCGACATGGAGAACGACGGTGACCTCTGA
- the ENCR gene encoding enoyl-CoA reductase, putative (TriTrypDB/GeneDB-style sysID: LpmP.25.1850), with the protein MKVIVASGQNGSRKHEVELAANATLADLKKAYRSEVDVHRKSFKVPGPIAAGGSAPTADGTKPRPNLITLSEKMPLSQQGVKDGTVITYKDLGPQIGYRTVFYVEYAGPIAFMLLYAMRPSFIYGSAPMPAYGYTQKLYIGLFIAHFLKRELESMFVHKFSHPTMPMRNIFKNCIYYWSFAAFIGYVLCSPFFTATSAAQSNFGAVFMVINELLNFAVHYQLSTMRKSDGDTTRNVPQGPLFALVSCPNYFFEIMSWVSFSIGTNMLSSWFFTLAGFVQMADWAKKKHRGYIKADPANKKKAAILPFLM; encoded by the coding sequence ATGAAGGTTATCGTTGCTTCTGGCCAGAACGGCTCCCGCAAGCacgaggtggagctggcgGCCAACGCCACGCTCGCAGACCTGAAGAAAGCCTACCGCTCGGAGGTGGATGTGCACCGCAAGTCTTTTAAGGTGCCCGGCCccatcgccgccggcggCTCGGCGCCGACTGCGGATGGCACCAAGCCGCGCCCAAACCTCATAACGCTCTCGGAGAAGATGCCCCTGTCGCAGCAGGGTGTAAAGGATGGAACAGTGATCACTTACAAGGACCTCGGCCCGCAGATCGGCTACCGCACCGTGTTCTACGTCGAGTATGCCGGCCCTATCGCCTTCATGCTGCTGTATGCCATGCGCCCCTCGTTCATCTACGGCTCTGCCCCGATGCCAGCCTATGGCTACACGCAGAAGCTCTACATTGGCCTTTTCATTGCCCACTTCCTCAAGCGCGAGCTCGAATCCATGTTCGTCCACAAGTTCTCGCACCCGACAATGCCGATGCGGAACATCTTCAAGAACTGCATCTACTACTGGTCCTTCGCCGCCTTCATTGGCTACGTGCTGTGCAGTCCGTTCTTCACAGCGACCAGCGCCGCGCAGTCCAATTTCGGCGCCGTGTTCATGGTCATCAACGAGCTGCTGAACTTTGCGGTGCACTACCAGCTTAGCACGATGCGCAAGTCGGACGGTGACACCACCCGCAACGTACCGCAGGGCCCCCTGTTCGCCCTTGTCTCGTGCCCGAACTACTTCTTTGAGATCATGTCGTGGGTATCCTTCTCCATCGGCACGAACATGCTCTCCTCGTGGTTTTTCACCCTGGCCGGCTTCGTGCAGATGGCGGACTGGGCCAAGAAGAAGCACCGCGGCTACATCAAGGCAGACCCGGCCAATAAGAAGAAGGCTGCGATTCTGCCCTTCCTCATGTGA
- a CDS encoding hypothetical protein (TriTrypDB/GeneDB-style sysID: LpmP.25.1860), with the protein MISRGNTGTSRWAAGVLRCLHYSPNAAVILALTALQSPCRVRVLDHWMGNAARTPLVASAALVFQQRFYVSTGATGCNGVSHGHDHRFSESKNGVAGSSGSSSANSGACGSGGSGFRGSGATSREQQATKRTKKVKASRRLLKSKRTGPKAKSTSTPRSSASGSSAATMSANATSGSASVNQGGAAGSSGSGSGGGPGSSPSSSPAAASAQPRSVTCRRKKKSSRAPSSPSATPLTPGSDAAARRPKRSLTRKRVQTGSFSNGSATVKKSTSAAHATSPARPASAALPATAAVRAKSKKRKRIRICVLSSSYDGTDSATASVDNYWCTPQHYMKKDRHKYSFADVSMKKIDSYRTVRKLVTSNKYDVFFNLCDGGRDEKRAGVDVVEALEEQNAAFTGTDSRGFEPSKIDMKLMVGSSGVKVPNFVLLNDEESLAKKCRHLKFPVIVKHLSGYASVGIHKENRCDTLDQLRTRVRGFIKEYNHALVEEFIRGREGTVLACADPGSPFGVKVFKPLMFSFLQSSDDFAYFEKKWTMECGDQAYGFLASSDPAYPAITEMARNAFKYIMNGVGYGRVDFRIDELTGAPYFLEINPNCGMWYAPKDGGDFADVMVEGDPHWNHERFVANAVARALRDQAARKPWYFISHDRNGQFTTRASKTVAAGKCLFGDAVHPIPVVAKSLYKLGEEEPTVGCVICRGDGIHQAVALRHSCEPNMSFVHGRTLLFAAKRPINVGEELTVDYATLRDESMPHFVCSCGTENCRSVIFPMPAMPRTVEAKAMKRLLREKKQVWMKEKADREVERILKKRSSRASSSAPSGSISSGGGASAGSSSNTGHASSSASGSASSSSGSSGGINALERK; encoded by the coding sequence ATGATCTCGCGCGGTAACACAGGCACCTCCCGATGGGCAGCTGGTGTGTTGCGATGCTTGCATTACTCCCCTAACGCAGCTGTCATCCTCGCCCTCACGGCACTGCAATCGCCGTGCCGTGTACGGGTGCTCGACCATTGGATGGGGAATGCGGCACGCACCCCGCtcgtcgccagcgctgctttgGTATTCCAACAACGTTTCTACGTGAGCACTGGTGCAACCGGGTGTAACGGGGTCTCCCATGGACATGACCACCGCTTCAGCGAAAGTAAGAATGGAGTGGCAGGTAGCAGtggctcttcctctgccaACAGTGGCGCGTGCGgtagtggcggcagtgggttccgcggcagcggtgccacctccagggagcagcaggcgaCCAAGAGGACCAAAAAGGTCAAGGCAAGTCGTCGTCTACTGAAGAGCAAGCGCACAGGGCCGAAGGCAAAGTCTACATCCACGCcacgctcctccgcctctggcAGCTCGGCGGCGACAATGTCGGCCAACGCAACGTCTGGTAGCGCCTCAGTGAACCAGGGAGGCGCGGCGGGTAGCAGTGgtagtggcagcggcggtggtcctgggtcatcgccgtcgtcatcACCTGCCGCAGCCTCTGCCCAGCCGCGCTCCGTCACCTGTCgacgcaagaagaagagcagccgAGCTCCCTCGTCCCCGTCAGCCACGCCACTAACACcaggcagcgatgcagcggcgaggaggcccAAGCGCTCTCTCACACGCAAAAGGGTCCAAACTGGTTCCttcagcaacggcagcgccacGGTGAAGAAGTCGACCTCGGCCGCACACGCCACTTCTCCCGCCCGcccggcatccgcagccctgcccgccaccgccgctgtacGCGCCAAGTCAAAGAAACGCAAGCGCATCCGCATTTGtgtgctcagcagcagctacgaCGGCACCGACTCGGCAACGGCCAGCGTGGACAACTACTGGTGCACACCGCAGCACTACATGAAGAAGGATCGGCACAAGTACTCCTTCGCCGATGTGTCCATGAAGAAAATTGACTCGTATCGCACCGTGCGCAAGTTGGTCACTTCCAACAAGTACGATGTCTTCTTCAACTTGTGCGACGGCGGCCGTGATGAAAAGCGCGCCGGCGTAGACGTGGTAGAGGcactggaggagcagaacgCCGCCTTCACCGGCACGGACTCGCGTGGCTTCGAGCCCAGCAAGATCGACATGAAGTTGATGGTTGGGTCGAGCGGTGTCAAGGTGCCCAATTTTGTGCTGCTCAACGACGAGGAAAGCCTTGCCAAGAAGTGCCGGCACCTGAAGTTCCCGGTGATTGTGAAGCACCTCTCCGGCTACGCCTCCGTCGGCATTCACAAGGAAAACCGGTGCGACACGCTGGATCAGCTGAGAACGAGGGTGCGGGGCTTCATCAAGGAGTACAACCACGCGCTGGTGGAGGAGTTCATCCGCGGACGTGAGGGTACCGTGCTGGCCTGCGCAGACCCCGGCAGCCCGTTCGGCGTGAAGGTCTTTAAGCCGCTTATGTTCAGTTTCCTGCAGAGCAGTGACGACTTTGCGTACTTTGAAAAGAAGTGGACAATGGAGTGTGGCGATCAGGCGTACGGCTTCCTGGCTTCGTCGGACCCGGCCTATCCCGCTATCACAGAGATGGCCCGGAATGCATTCAAGTACATCATGAACGGTGTCGGCTACGGTCGCGTCGACTTCCGCATCGACGAGCTCACCGGGGCACCGTACTTTCTGGAAATCAACCCGAACTGCGGTATGTGGTACGCCCCGAAGGATGGCGGCGACTTCGCGGACGTTATGGTCGAGGGCGACCCCCACTGGAACCATGAACGCTTTGTTGCCAACGCCGTGGCACGGGCGCTGCGAGATCAGGCGGCACGCAAGCCGTGGTACTTCATCAGCCACGACCGCAACGGGCAGTTTACCACGCGCGCCAGTAAAACAGTTGCAGCAGGCAAGTGCCTCTTTGGCGACGCCGTGCACCCGATCCCGGTGGTGGCCAAGTCGCTCTATAAGCTgggtgaggaggagccgACAGTCGGCTGCGTCATCTGTCGCGGCGATGGTATTCACCAAGCGGTGGCACTGCGCCACTCGTGTGAGCCGAACATGAGCTTTGTGCACGGCCGCACGTTGCTCTTCGCTGCGAAGCGGCCGATCAATGTTGGTGAGGAGCTCACGGTCGACTACGCCACCCTGCGCGATGAGTCAATGCCCCACTtcgtgtgcagctgcggcactgaAAATTGCCGCAGTGTCATCTTTCCCATGCCAGCAATGCCGCGCACTGTTGAGGCCAAGGCGATGAAGCGGCTACTGCGGGAGAAGAAACAAGTCTGGATGAAGGAGAAGGCCGACCGCGAAGTGGAGCGGATTCTCAAGAAGCGCTCTTCGCGTGCCTCATCCTCCGCCCCGTCTGGTAGCATcagtagcggcggtggtgcctctGCAGGGTCATCCTCCAACACTGGccacgccagcagcagtgcaagCGGTAGTGCCAGTTCCAGCAGCGGTAGTAGTGGTGGCATCAACGCCTTGGAGAGAAAGTAA
- a CDS encoding hypothetical protein (TriTrypDB/GeneDB-style sysID: LpmP.25.1830) translates to MGCGYSTYSAQDDIVWKYGGPPEEPLKALKMFPKHQNGLLFRLLYDDGERWAFYNDTLEYEFHIRYYFSSDSDIEALHNATLSELENGNKLVEIIVYPKETQDFIVGVAGSYTSTIEAIPITERFQWERSKEKYEQKRR, encoded by the coding sequence ATGGGCTGTGGTTACTCTACGTACTCGGCACAGGATGATATCGTGTGGAAGTACGGCGGCCCACCGGAGGAGCCGCTGAAGGCGCTGAAGATGTTCCCCAAGCACCAGAACGGCCTTCTCTTCCGTCTTCTGTACGACGACGGTGAGCGCTGGGCCTTCTACAACGACACCCTCGAGTACGAGTTCCACATCCGCTACTacttcagcagcgacagcgacatcGAGGCACTGCACAATGCCACCTTGTCAGAGCTGGAAAACGGCAATAAGCTCGTCGAGATCATCGTCTACCCGAAGGAGACGCAGGACTTCATCGTAGGTGTGGCTGGCAGCTACACTAGCACCATCGAGGCTATCCCCATCACGGAGCGCTTCCAGTGGGAAAGGTCCAAGGAAAAGTACGAGCAGAAGCGGAGGTAG